The Natronosporangium hydrolyticum nucleotide sequence CGCCGCCGACCGGCGACCCCCGCGTCAACCTGCGCCCCATCACCAGCGACGACGGGGCGACCATCCTGCCGCTCACCCGCCGACCGGGCGGCATCCAGGCCTACAAATTCGTGCTACCGGCCGGGGTCGACGACCGGGAACCGGATCTGCGTACCCATGAGGGCTACGACTGGGTCTATGTCCTCAACGGCACCCTGCGCCTGGTCCTCGGCGAGCGGGACCTCCGGCTCGACCCCGGGGAGGCCGCCGAGTTCGACACCCGCATCCCCCACTGGTTCGGAGCTACCAGCTCCGGACCGGTCGAGTGTCTCAGCCTCATCGGCCGGCAGGGGGAACGCGTCCACGTCCGCGCGGCACCGCCCACCGGACCCACCGAGTAGCCGGACCCTCCGAGTAGCCGTGCCGCCACCCTCGCCCGGCACCACGCGAGCCACCCGGGTGCCGGTGCCGATCAGGTGAGGATGACCAGCTGCTGGGTCGCCCTGGTCATCGCGACGTAACGGTCGACCGCGCCCGCGGTGCCGTCGCCGAACCCGGCCGGGTCGATGAGGACGACCAGATCGAACTCCAACCCTTTCGACAGCTCCGGAGCGAGCGACCGGACCCGTGGCCTCGCCTGGAAGGTGGGGTCGCCGATCACGCAGGCGATCCCGTCGGCGTGGTCGGCGAGCCAGGCGTCGAGGATCGACTCCAGCTCCGCGACGGACCCGTGGCCGACCGGGAGCCCGCCGCTGCGGATGGAGGTCGGCACGTTGGCGTCGGGGAGGACGGCCCGGATGACCGGCTCGGCCTCCGTCATGACCTCCTGCGGGGTCCGGTAGTTGATGGTCAGCGAGGCCAGGTTGATCCGCTCCAGGCCGATCCGCTCGATCCGCTCCTGCCAACCCTCCGGGAAGCCGTGCCTGGCCTGGGCCCGGTCCCCGACGATGGTGAAGCTCCGGGACGGGCAGCGCAGCAGCAACATCTGCCACTGCGCGTCGGTCAGCTCCTGCGC carries:
- a CDS encoding helix-turn-helix domain-containing protein, translating into MAELSDRTLDAVGTRLKHLRQRRDLTLAELAAETGISASTLSRLETSLRRPTLEQLLPLARAHGVTLDELVGAPPTGDPRVNLRPITSDDGATILPLTRRPGGIQAYKFVLPAGVDDREPDLRTHEGYDWVYVLNGTLRLVLGERDLRLDPGEAAEFDTRIPHWFGATSSGPVECLSLIGRQGERVHVRAAPPTGPTE